Proteins co-encoded in one Candidatus Caldatribacterium sp. genomic window:
- a CDS encoding Hsp20/alpha crystallin family protein, whose amino-acid sequence MAQFDSLWEEFFSIQREVQRFVEHLSGKRPSFSPLSEEPWVPACDVFETDSSFFVVVELAGVNPREVEVFVQGKKLMIRGERKEIPSPPKKDYYLMEIHFGPFYREIEFEDDIDDAAVRATYRSGFLIVECPKKSTWERRVPIDEGA is encoded by the coding sequence ATGGCTCAGTTTGATTCTCTTTGGGAAGAGTTCTTTTCCATACAGCGGGAAGTGCAGAGGTTTGTGGAGCATCTATCCGGCAAGAGGCCGAGTTTCTCTCCCCTTTCTGAGGAACCCTGGGTCCCTGCCTGCGACGTTTTTGAAACCGATTCCTCCTTCTTTGTGGTTGTGGAGCTGGCAGGAGTGAATCCAAGGGAAGTGGAAGTATTTGTCCAGGGAAAAAAGCTCATGATTCGGGGAGAGCGAAAGGAAATCCCTTCTCCCCCCAAAAAGGATTACTACCTTATGGAGATTCACTTTGGTCCCTTCTACCGGGAAATTGAGTTTGAAGATGACATAGATGATGCGGCGGTGCGGGCGACGTACCGGAGTGGATTTCTCATCGTCGAGTGCCCTAAAAAGAGCACTTGGGAGCGGCGAGTTCCGATTGATGAGGGGGCGTGA
- the lon gene encoding endopeptidase La, with protein MVEQTLPLHKKRDRELPEEVPILPLEDNVLFPEIALPWVVQGETWVRLVHEAVLRDKIVGVVALRRKPEEGSLAPEDFYEVGVVGRISRMLRLPEEAVQILVFGLAAFVVKEWVRWDPYPVARIAIIHLEEVHTDEVEALKRNILGLFQKVVELAPYLPKEAFVTAMNIKEPARLAHFVAFNLNLDVAGKQDVLASFDLVEKLKKVTYYLTRELEILQIGSKIQAQIQREMAKTQREYFLREQLKAIQRELGELDERGSEIAKLRERLKTLGLTPEVEEEVEKELERLSHIPTTSPEYPVIRNYIDWILELPWNKSTEDVLDVDLARRILDEDHHNLEKVKERILEYLAVCQLKRDLRGPILCFVGPPGVGKTSLGKSIARALGRKFVRISLGGVRDEAEIRGHRRTYVGAMPGRIIQGLRRAGTNNPVFMLDEIDKIGADFRGDPASALLEVLDPEQNEAFVDHYLGVPFNLSRVLFITTANVVDTIPPALLDRMEVIFLSGYTDQDKLAIARKYLIPRQCKENGIAEELLCIPDETILTIIREYTREAGVRQLERSIASVCRKVAKRLASGEKGPFVIDLDLLREFLGPQRYSKDALLLGGKVGVATGLAWTEVGGEVLFVETVALPGKGNLILTGNMGKIMQESARIVLSCVRERSREWGIPEDFYEKNDIHIHVPAGAIPKDGPSAGVTMAVSMVSALTKTPPRQEIAMTGEVTLTGRVLPVGGIKEKVLAAHRAGISEVILPKENGKDLEEIPAEVKKEMRFHFVETVDEVLSLAFGKKP; from the coding sequence TTGGTCGAGCAGACTTTGCCCCTTCACAAGAAGCGGGATCGGGAACTTCCCGAAGAAGTTCCCATCCTTCCCCTTGAGGATAACGTTCTCTTTCCGGAAATTGCCCTTCCCTGGGTTGTTCAGGGGGAAACATGGGTCCGTTTGGTGCACGAGGCGGTACTCAGAGATAAAATCGTCGGTGTTGTGGCTCTCCGGAGGAAACCAGAAGAAGGTTCCCTTGCTCCAGAGGACTTTTACGAGGTTGGGGTTGTGGGAAGGATTTCTCGGATGCTCCGCCTTCCGGAGGAGGCGGTCCAGATTCTCGTTTTCGGGCTGGCTGCGTTTGTGGTTAAGGAATGGGTCCGGTGGGATCCGTACCCTGTGGCCAGAATTGCAATCATTCATCTTGAGGAGGTTCATACCGACGAAGTAGAAGCTCTGAAGCGGAACATCTTGGGCCTCTTCCAAAAAGTTGTTGAACTTGCGCCGTACCTTCCAAAAGAGGCGTTTGTGACCGCAATGAATATTAAGGAACCCGCACGTCTTGCACATTTTGTCGCTTTCAATCTCAACCTCGATGTGGCTGGGAAACAGGACGTTCTTGCATCCTTTGATCTCGTCGAGAAGCTCAAGAAAGTCACCTACTACCTGACGAGAGAGCTTGAGATTCTTCAAATTGGGAGCAAAATTCAGGCGCAGATTCAACGGGAGATGGCAAAGACGCAACGGGAGTACTTCTTGCGGGAGCAGCTCAAAGCGATTCAGCGGGAACTCGGAGAGCTCGATGAGCGGGGAAGTGAGATTGCTAAGCTCCGGGAAAGGCTCAAAACGCTTGGACTTACACCAGAAGTTGAAGAGGAAGTGGAGAAAGAGCTCGAGAGATTATCTCACATTCCTACCACCTCTCCAGAATATCCTGTTATCCGAAACTACATCGACTGGATTCTTGAGCTTCCTTGGAACAAGAGCACGGAAGACGTCCTTGATGTCGACCTTGCCCGCAGGATTCTTGACGAAGACCATCACAATCTTGAAAAGGTTAAAGAACGTATTCTTGAGTACCTTGCGGTATGCCAGCTGAAGAGAGACCTGAGGGGGCCAATCCTTTGCTTTGTTGGTCCTCCTGGAGTTGGAAAAACGTCTCTTGGAAAATCCATTGCTCGGGCGCTGGGACGGAAGTTTGTACGGATTTCCCTTGGGGGAGTACGTGACGAAGCAGAAATTCGGGGGCATCGCAGAACATACGTTGGGGCAATGCCGGGTAGAATCATCCAGGGGCTCCGGAGGGCTGGGACGAATAACCCTGTTTTCATGCTCGATGAAATCGACAAAATCGGTGCGGATTTCCGGGGGGATCCTGCTTCAGCCCTCCTTGAGGTTCTTGACCCTGAGCAGAATGAGGCTTTTGTGGACCATTACCTTGGTGTGCCTTTTAACCTCTCCCGAGTCCTTTTCATTACCACGGCTAATGTCGTGGACACTATTCCTCCTGCGCTTTTGGATCGCATGGAGGTGATTTTCCTTTCGGGGTACACAGATCAGGACAAGCTCGCTATTGCCCGAAAGTACCTTATTCCCAGACAGTGCAAAGAGAACGGCATTGCTGAAGAACTCCTCTGCATTCCCGATGAAACCATTTTGACCATTATTCGAGAGTACACTCGGGAAGCAGGAGTCAGGCAACTCGAGCGGAGCATTGCTTCGGTTTGTAGAAAAGTAGCAAAGCGATTGGCTTCAGGCGAGAAAGGGCCTTTCGTGATTGATCTTGACCTTCTTCGGGAGTTCCTGGGACCCCAACGGTACTCAAAAGATGCGCTTCTTCTTGGGGGGAAAGTTGGCGTAGCCACTGGTCTTGCATGGACAGAAGTCGGTGGAGAAGTGCTTTTTGTGGAGACCGTTGCCCTTCCTGGGAAGGGCAACCTCATCCTTACAGGGAATATGGGGAAAATCATGCAGGAATCAGCGCGCATTGTGCTCTCTTGCGTTCGGGAACGTTCCCGGGAGTGGGGTATCCCTGAGGATTTCTACGAGAAGAACGACATTCATATCCATGTTCCTGCTGGGGCAATTCCCAAGGACGGTCCCTCTGCAGGTGTTACAATGGCTGTATCCATGGTTTCGGCTTTGACGAAAACTCCACCTCGTCAAGAGATAGCGATGACCGGAGAGGTTACCCTTACTGGGCGGGTCCTTCCTGTGGGGGGAATTAAGGAGAAGGTCCTTGCTGCCCATCGAGCAGGTATCAGCGAGGTTATCCTTCCGAAAGAAAACGGGAAGGACCTTGAAGAGATTCCGGCTGAAGTGAAAAAGGAGATGCGTTTCCATTTCGTGGAAACTGTTGATGAAGTGTTGAGTTTAGCCTTTGGAAAAAAGCCCTGA